The following are from one region of the Stigmatella ashevillena genome:
- a CDS encoding GPW/gp25 family protein: MARPSFLDKFTSNWQRSEDEGELQRVCQNIEAVLNTKEGYGYFVEGFGLGRYTEKFGTRDLMKTLSEEILHSVERHEPRLQEVELTLRGQDSGLWLHFVLTGSLLGSPCTLRVLFHTISGQVRVEEDEEG, encoded by the coding sequence ATGGCGCGCCCCTCCTTCCTCGATAAGTTCACCAGCAACTGGCAGCGCTCGGAGGACGAGGGCGAGCTGCAGCGCGTCTGTCAGAACATCGAGGCCGTGCTCAATACCAAGGAGGGTTACGGGTACTTCGTCGAGGGCTTCGGGCTGGGGCGCTACACGGAGAAGTTCGGCACCCGGGACCTGATGAAGACGCTGTCCGAGGAAATCCTGCACTCGGTCGAACGCCATGAGCCGCGTTTGCAAGAGGTGGAGCTGACGCTGCGGGGCCAGGACTCCGGATTGTGGCTGCACTTCGTCTTGACTGGCTCACTGCTTGGCTCTCCCTGTACGCTGCGGGTTCTCTTTCACACCATCAGCGGCCAGGTGCGGGTGGAAGAGGACGAGGAGGGATGA
- a CDS encoding DotU family type IV/VI secretion system protein, which translates to MKLEHWQNILRTHRQVLSLLDQSLPAESAEGEARTQVRVGLQGLVLLQQQLLGEIAGLRNVLGAAYREEEVDEALRPFVYLIDELVLRRLADSEQSDWPLLQYKLFGLDSGGDRFYEMADEKLMQRAASPLVFELLHFCLTAGFEGRHAGNAARLREYKERLAARIPKPEAVPAPPPPVEQAPLVHSFPMRYYAASGFVVLALPVLLWWLSR; encoded by the coding sequence ATGAAACTCGAGCATTGGCAGAACATCCTCCGGACCCATCGGCAGGTTCTCTCCTTGTTGGATCAGTCCCTGCCCGCCGAGTCCGCCGAGGGAGAGGCGCGCACGCAGGTGCGGGTAGGGCTGCAAGGTCTGGTGCTGCTCCAGCAGCAGCTTCTGGGGGAGATCGCGGGACTCCGGAATGTGCTGGGGGCCGCCTACCGGGAAGAGGAAGTGGACGAGGCGCTGCGCCCCTTCGTCTACCTGATCGACGAGCTGGTGCTGCGCCGGTTGGCGGACAGCGAGCAGTCAGACTGGCCATTGTTGCAGTACAAGCTGTTCGGCCTCGATTCGGGCGGAGACCGCTTCTACGAAATGGCCGATGAGAAGTTGATGCAGCGCGCCGCCTCACCCCTGGTGTTCGAGCTGCTACATTTCTGTCTCACCGCGGGTTTTGAGGGCCGTCACGCGGGGAACGCAGCCCGGTTGCGCGAGTACAAGGAGCGCCTGGCGGCCCGTATCCCGAAGCCCGAGGCGGTGCCTGCTCCCCCGCCCCCCGTCGAGCAGGCACCCCTCGTCCATTCCTTTCCCATGCGGTACTACGCGGCGTCTGGTTTCGTGGTGTTGGCCCTCCCAGTGCTACTGTGGTGGCTGTCGAGATGA
- a CDS encoding DUF5011 domain-containing protein: protein MGTIVGAFVVLCGLPALAQTRTPWQMHNGLEVSATNPNGFKKFTCNPTQHGAVCEYDVATIPPQSDSGWSIAPNGETIGFSIPSRVCQAPVTCLGYGDFTYFQTLVDVPANVAVTTFTIAFSGMDDGSRVSIFNSQYPSGLVIPGSYVYLGGSGTTNLGAYVKSGEINRVVVTQVDDCCSENNLDSAIVVLNGEPVGADCNSDLECDDGNSCTADICQSDGSCVSHTLACVGGELCNPQPPTLSALASYSSHNASQQSSSTCEIIPSNIAITLNGPQHLLLECGVDSWVDQGAQASDACGSVEVVTHNSGHDAYGPGPNTCSEGTYSVQYRALDAQNNEVQVVRSVQVEDTLVPALTLKGSAHEYHKCGSQWVDPGAESFDECYGNISAEVKTTGYVNGWVPGLYTVIYSVTDSGGNSATPLTRTVEVANCPW, encoded by the coding sequence GTGGGTACGATTGTTGGAGCATTTGTCGTTCTGTGTGGGTTGCCTGCCCTCGCGCAGACGCGCACGCCGTGGCAGATGCACAACGGTTTGGAGGTTTCGGCCACCAACCCCAACGGGTTCAAGAAGTTTACCTGTAACCCCACGCAGCATGGCGCTGTCTGTGAATACGACGTTGCCACCATTCCGCCCCAGTCGGATTCGGGCTGGTCCATCGCGCCCAACGGCGAGACCATCGGATTTTCCATCCCGTCGCGCGTGTGTCAGGCGCCCGTCACCTGTTTGGGCTACGGGGACTTCACCTACTTCCAGACCCTGGTGGATGTGCCCGCGAACGTGGCGGTGACCACGTTCACCATTGCCTTCAGCGGCATGGATGATGGCTCGCGGGTGAGCATCTTCAACTCGCAGTATCCCTCGGGGCTCGTCATCCCGGGCAGCTACGTCTACTTGGGGGGCTCCGGCACCACGAACCTCGGCGCCTACGTGAAGTCGGGGGAGATCAACCGCGTGGTCGTCACGCAGGTGGATGACTGCTGCTCGGAGAACAACCTGGACAGCGCCATCGTGGTGCTCAATGGCGAGCCGGTGGGCGCTGACTGCAACTCGGACCTCGAGTGCGATGATGGCAACTCCTGCACCGCGGACATCTGCCAGTCGGATGGCTCCTGCGTCAGCCACACGCTGGCCTGCGTTGGCGGTGAGCTGTGCAACCCCCAGCCCCCGACCCTGAGCGCGCTGGCTTCCTACAGCAGCCACAACGCCTCCCAGCAGTCCAGCAGCACCTGCGAGATCATCCCCAGCAACATCGCCATCACCCTCAACGGCCCGCAGCACCTGCTGCTCGAGTGCGGTGTGGACTCCTGGGTGGACCAGGGCGCCCAGGCGTCGGATGCCTGTGGCTCGGTGGAAGTGGTCACCCACAACTCGGGCCATGACGCGTACGGCCCCGGCCCGAACACGTGCTCCGAGGGCACCTACTCGGTGCAGTACCGCGCCCTGGACGCGCAGAACAACGAAGTGCAGGTCGTCCGCTCGGTGCAGGTGGAGGACACCCTGGTTCCGGCGCTGACGCTCAAGGGTTCCGCGCACGAGTACCACAAGTGCGGCAGCCAGTGGGTGGACCCGGGCGCGGAGTCGTTCGACGAGTGCTACGGCAACATCTCGGCCGAGGTGAAGACGACGGGCTACGTGAACGGCTGGGTGCCGGGCCTCTACACGGTGATCTACTCGGTGACGGACAGCGGCGGGAACTCCGCGACGCCGCTGACCCGGACGGTCGAGGTCGCCAACTGCCCCTGGTAG
- the tssK gene encoding type VI secretion system baseplate subunit TssK, whose product MQRHKLARVRWQVGQTLLPEHFRAQDEALSSEARLHAELSGLPQVGIASFAWSEALLAEGSLSVSALTAVLPGGFLVDVPGNAVIPPLSLEATGRAEVTVHLHLLDETRGAEGVPLYADEPPSVQRYLSRLQLSSEQSVDRALSSMELVAFSKNLEGAWRPAARKVPPLLLVGANPFLNELLSELDLLLEKAHGQLRTLLLDSYQRSERLASARRTLLEVRRLQSLRSDMRGGICPHPYSFFDALRRFYFEVCCYLELEPDGALPAYRHDELGAGLWGWMDLLNRAFRPEDTRLTYKPFESKEGQFVLTPLPTLDEGVQSELYLLVRSEDPSRPPSMEGVKVASPSRLSSVRRLALRGIPFQHVPHPAFPHAFGPEISWYKLSLGEEWQYALRDNGMAFYVTPALQGTQVFLFWRRA is encoded by the coding sequence ATGCAGCGCCACAAGCTCGCGCGGGTCCGCTGGCAGGTTGGCCAGACGCTCCTTCCCGAGCACTTCCGCGCCCAGGACGAGGCGCTCTCGTCCGAGGCGAGGCTGCATGCCGAGCTGTCTGGGTTGCCTCAGGTCGGTATCGCCTCCTTCGCGTGGAGCGAGGCGCTGCTGGCCGAGGGCAGCCTGTCTGTTTCCGCCCTAACCGCTGTCCTGCCAGGAGGCTTTCTGGTGGACGTGCCGGGCAATGCGGTCATCCCGCCGCTCTCGCTCGAGGCCACCGGCCGCGCGGAGGTCACCGTCCACCTCCACCTGCTGGATGAGACGCGTGGCGCGGAAGGGGTGCCGCTCTATGCGGATGAGCCGCCCAGCGTGCAGCGGTACCTGAGCCGGTTGCAGCTCTCCAGCGAGCAGTCCGTGGACCGGGCCCTCTCCTCGATGGAGCTGGTGGCCTTCTCCAAGAACCTCGAGGGTGCTTGGCGCCCCGCCGCCCGGAAGGTGCCTCCCCTGTTGCTGGTCGGGGCCAATCCCTTTCTCAACGAACTGCTGAGCGAGCTGGACCTGTTGCTCGAGAAGGCCCATGGCCAACTCCGCACCCTGTTGCTGGACAGCTATCAGCGCAGTGAGCGGCTGGCGAGCGCCCGGAGAACCCTCCTCGAGGTGCGCCGCTTGCAGTCCTTGCGCTCGGACATGCGCGGCGGCATCTGCCCGCACCCGTACTCCTTCTTCGATGCCCTGCGCCGGTTCTACTTCGAGGTCTGCTGCTACCTGGAATTGGAGCCCGATGGTGCCCTGCCCGCGTACCGCCACGATGAGCTGGGGGCTGGGCTGTGGGGGTGGATGGATCTGCTCAACCGCGCCTTCCGTCCCGAGGACACGCGGCTCACCTACAAGCCCTTCGAGAGCAAGGAGGGGCAATTCGTCCTGACGCCCTTGCCCACCCTGGACGAGGGGGTGCAGAGCGAGTTGTATCTCCTGGTGCGGAGCGAGGATCCCAGTCGGCCGCCCTCCATGGAGGGGGTGAAGGTGGCGAGCCCGTCCCGCCTGTCCTCGGTGCGTCGGCTGGCGCTTCGGGGCATCCCTTTCCAGCACGTGCCGCACCCCGCGTTTCCTCATGCCTTCGGGCCGGAGATCTCCTGGTACAAGTTGTCGCTGGGTGAGGAGTGGCAGTACGCCTTGCGCGACAACGGCATGGCCTTCTATGTCACCCCTGCGCTCCAGGGGACCCAGGTCTTTCTCTTCTGGCGCAGGGCGTGA
- a CDS encoding type VI secretion protein IcmF/TssM N-terminal domain-containing protein, protein MGPQPLNGVGQALSVADPTKVLDAAGKALDAGAPVEGANAPASEGLWLTVSPYLKWVLIALLVALLVALLVFAGVKLYQWWRRRRPATGASSGPPPMASNRLLQVHRAFLSGLPLANRAAVLDLPTVVVLGPAGSGKTLLIGLDVDWQRQARQFLPSHTSDALLQVYLGPDCVVQELSAPLLEDETLQARSALRRMWSKCFNRRQRGLAVLTLDIRWLAETPPDEQRRMAQLLRGKLNLISEACGGPVETRLCLTHMDGLEGFEDFARLLRQHGVARSFEIPKHGEESRLSTLLEGQEQYLALGLTSLPVDAFERLERFYSQGGRSFAALGRFVSSLLEGDTLSFKPRLTRVYLSSPTPEARASGTLSVMPEEGGTQAPRSLYLRIHRRRAALIALVGCLPVLAAYANFYVLLGDAQEQVVRFESTVAQMKEQGLEGRGEVVEEQVNEAANSISHLWGAARWWPPLNSSFPGEMLDVRQRLARGIRESHLRPSLEHCRKHPQECRPEQVVYLLAALHASNKNGLGNFVNSSIQPRHSRRWSDNQPSAAGTAEVAAAEQNRTWITALELREPLVATYVLASDDPWERNPPCRRGAAQVARNVETEWSCWPYPDRLTVESQLKPWLDHLLFLRQALEAGPKGLAQLDQRREERERLEAQLADLDVYASLSTVLNLIDTAGLQTNTRHFQGIESTVQVLDWLRTNRDTLATVLDMEEEAYSGLLAVEKMGPSELLTRDGLWLTGNKKGPYRIELLQQSFEFRPPQLSRELLQSLLDTYEKSGRLMMGPNEAIRPGQLILSRTPFETDLKPLVDDFTQRLKNVQLPTDESAKREEYVQKRVGVFAQGYREGLFYSVRNYRFGAPRKVLFDELARLTQPSSDQVDMLRDVALRASLEPLEGPYYEPLRNAVAPFRPIVQLMVTDKSGFYAALAPYHALIAQMHDELDAGAKRGQAKGDKGGAEAPDKGKEALAPGQEAPAAGAGSEAGSAELVDMLTPLERVALSMLLEEEGSYLRKAQEWLDQQGLSGELRQPFLEPFLQVQRLGKQELESTLTRQWEEASGRMLRSMLERYPFNPASQQDVDPGELEVLRRKDGAFWIFVNQMFSRVCVERGTQWSLRGPLREKLVLPEQMLLTLSRLARLATLLWDEEGRSRPLMLKVQPQPLPTPPIPGVFVTMSSLKCGKTTAYGFNQIPTWQDFPVNWWDQQVSSIVLELRSPTRDAPQYVSLPWNRSAWSCFRLFEEAVLTTDQRRQWSLALQGNAGDKRGLEISFGLKGEPWVPFREVPR, encoded by the coding sequence GTGGGGCCGCAGCCGCTGAACGGGGTGGGACAGGCACTGAGTGTGGCAGATCCAACCAAGGTTCTTGATGCGGCGGGCAAGGCGCTCGACGCGGGGGCCCCGGTGGAGGGCGCGAACGCACCGGCGTCCGAGGGGCTCTGGCTCACGGTGAGCCCTTACCTGAAGTGGGTACTGATCGCGCTGCTCGTGGCGCTGCTCGTGGCGCTGCTCGTGTTCGCCGGGGTGAAGCTCTATCAATGGTGGCGCCGCCGCCGCCCGGCCACGGGCGCCTCCAGCGGCCCTCCGCCCATGGCGTCCAACCGCCTGCTCCAGGTGCACCGGGCTTTTCTCTCCGGGTTGCCCCTGGCCAACCGGGCCGCCGTGCTGGATCTGCCCACCGTGGTGGTGCTCGGCCCCGCGGGCAGTGGCAAGACGTTGCTCATTGGCCTGGATGTCGACTGGCAGCGTCAGGCCCGGCAGTTCCTGCCGAGCCACACGTCGGACGCGTTGCTTCAGGTGTATTTGGGCCCGGACTGCGTGGTGCAGGAGCTGTCGGCCCCCCTGCTGGAAGATGAGACTCTGCAGGCCCGCAGCGCCCTGCGCCGGATGTGGAGCAAGTGTTTCAACCGCCGCCAGCGGGGACTGGCCGTCCTCACGCTGGACATCCGCTGGCTCGCGGAGACTCCGCCGGATGAACAGCGGCGCATGGCGCAGTTGCTGCGCGGCAAGCTCAACCTCATCTCCGAGGCTTGTGGGGGGCCGGTGGAGACGCGCCTGTGCCTGACCCACATGGATGGGCTGGAGGGCTTCGAGGACTTCGCCCGGCTGCTGCGGCAGCATGGGGTGGCGAGATCCTTCGAGATTCCCAAGCACGGGGAAGAGTCCCGCCTGTCCACGCTGCTGGAAGGACAGGAGCAGTACCTGGCCCTGGGGCTCACCTCGCTTCCGGTCGATGCCTTCGAGCGCCTGGAGCGCTTCTATTCGCAGGGGGGCCGCTCGTTCGCGGCGCTGGGCCGGTTTGTCTCCTCGCTGCTGGAAGGCGATACCCTCTCGTTCAAGCCGCGGCTCACGCGTGTCTACCTGTCCTCTCCCACGCCCGAGGCGCGCGCCAGCGGCACGCTCTCGGTGATGCCCGAGGAGGGAGGCACCCAGGCGCCGCGCAGCCTCTATCTGCGCATCCATCGGCGCCGCGCCGCGTTGATTGCGCTGGTGGGCTGTTTGCCGGTGCTGGCCGCATACGCGAACTTCTACGTGCTGCTGGGCGATGCGCAGGAGCAAGTGGTGCGCTTCGAGAGCACGGTCGCGCAGATGAAGGAGCAGGGGCTGGAGGGAAGGGGAGAGGTCGTCGAAGAGCAGGTGAACGAGGCGGCGAATTCCATCAGCCACCTGTGGGGTGCGGCGCGCTGGTGGCCGCCCCTGAACTCCAGCTTCCCAGGCGAGATGTTGGATGTGCGCCAGCGGCTGGCTCGGGGGATCCGGGAGAGCCACCTTCGGCCTTCGCTCGAGCACTGCCGCAAGCATCCTCAGGAGTGCCGTCCCGAGCAGGTGGTCTACCTGCTGGCCGCCCTGCACGCGTCGAACAAGAATGGGCTCGGCAACTTCGTGAACTCCAGCATTCAACCCCGGCACTCCCGGAGGTGGAGCGACAATCAGCCCAGTGCGGCCGGGACGGCGGAGGTGGCTGCCGCCGAGCAGAACCGTACGTGGATCACCGCGCTCGAGCTGCGCGAGCCGCTCGTGGCCACCTACGTGCTCGCCAGCGATGATCCCTGGGAGCGCAATCCGCCTTGCCGCCGGGGGGCCGCGCAGGTGGCCCGTAACGTGGAGACAGAGTGGTCCTGCTGGCCCTATCCGGACCGGCTGACGGTCGAGAGTCAGCTCAAGCCCTGGTTGGATCACCTGCTGTTCCTCCGTCAGGCGCTGGAGGCGGGTCCCAAGGGTTTGGCCCAGCTCGATCAGCGGCGGGAGGAGCGGGAGCGGTTAGAGGCTCAGCTGGCGGATCTCGATGTCTATGCCTCGCTGTCCACCGTGCTCAACCTGATCGACACCGCGGGACTCCAGACCAATACACGTCACTTCCAGGGCATCGAGTCCACGGTCCAGGTGCTCGACTGGCTGCGAACGAACCGGGATACCCTCGCCACGGTGTTGGACATGGAGGAGGAGGCCTACTCCGGTCTCCTGGCGGTGGAGAAGATGGGGCCCTCGGAGCTGCTCACGCGGGATGGGCTCTGGCTGACGGGCAACAAGAAGGGCCCTTACCGGATCGAACTGTTGCAGCAGTCCTTCGAGTTCCGTCCTCCCCAGCTCTCGCGCGAGCTCTTGCAGTCCCTGCTCGATACTTATGAGAAGAGCGGCCGGTTGATGATGGGGCCCAATGAAGCCATCCGCCCGGGGCAGTTGATCCTGAGCCGGACGCCTTTCGAAACCGACCTCAAGCCGCTGGTGGATGACTTCACCCAGCGGTTGAAGAACGTGCAACTGCCGACCGATGAGTCCGCGAAGCGCGAGGAGTATGTGCAGAAGCGGGTGGGCGTGTTCGCTCAGGGCTATCGCGAGGGGCTCTTCTACAGCGTTCGCAACTACCGCTTTGGCGCGCCGCGCAAGGTGCTGTTCGATGAGCTGGCGCGGCTCACCCAGCCCTCTTCTGACCAGGTGGACATGCTGCGCGACGTGGCCCTTCGGGCCAGCCTGGAGCCGTTGGAGGGGCCCTACTATGAGCCGCTGCGCAACGCGGTGGCGCCCTTCCGGCCCATCGTCCAGCTCATGGTCACCGACAAGAGCGGCTTCTATGCCGCGCTGGCCCCGTACCATGCCTTGATTGCCCAAATGCATGATGAGCTGGACGCGGGGGCCAAGCGCGGCCAGGCCAAGGGGGACAAGGGTGGAGCGGAGGCCCCGGACAAGGGCAAAGAGGCTCTGGCGCCTGGACAAGAAGCCCCTGCCGCGGGAGCTGGAAGCGAAGCGGGTTCCGCGGAGCTCGTGGACATGCTCACGCCGCTGGAGCGGGTGGCGCTCTCGATGCTCCTCGAGGAGGAGGGCTCCTACCTGCGCAAGGCGCAGGAGTGGCTGGATCAGCAGGGCCTCTCGGGAGAGCTGCGGCAGCCCTTTCTCGAGCCCTTCTTGCAGGTGCAGCGCCTGGGCAAGCAGGAGCTGGAGAGCACCCTGACGCGGCAGTGGGAAGAGGCCTCCGGACGCATGCTGCGGTCCATGCTCGAGCGCTATCCTTTCAACCCCGCCTCTCAGCAGGATGTGGACCCCGGCGAGCTGGAGGTGCTGCGCCGCAAGGATGGCGCCTTCTGGATCTTCGTGAACCAGATGTTCTCCCGGGTGTGCGTGGAGCGGGGAACCCAGTGGTCCCTGCGAGGGCCCTTGCGCGAGAAGCTGGTGCTGCCCGAGCAGATGCTGCTCACCCTCAGCCGGTTGGCCCGGCTGGCGACGCTGTTGTGGGATGAGGAGGGCCGCTCCCGGCCGTTGATGCTGAAGGTGCAGCCCCAGCCCCTGCCCACGCCGCCCATTCCGGGCGTCTTCGTCACGATGTCCTCACTCAAGTGCGGGAAGACGACCGCCTACGGCTTCAATCAGATTCCCACCTGGCAGGATTTCCCCGTGAACTGGTGGGACCAGCAGGTGTCCTCGATCGTTCTGGAGCTGCGCTCCCCTACGCGGGATGCCCCCCAGTACGTGTCCCTGCCCTGGAATCGCTCGGCGTGGAGCTGCTTCCGCCTGTTCGAGGAGGCGGTGCTCACCACGGACCAGCGCCGGCAATGGAGTCTTGCATTGCAGGGGAATGCCGGAGACAAGCGCGGGCTGGAGATCAGCTTTGGGCTCAAGGGTGAGCCCTGGGTTCCTTTCCGGGAGGTTCCGCGGTGA
- a CDS encoding type VI secretion system contractile sheath domain-containing protein, with the protein MVPLSLIRPVRWLVAGAFLPTPSGHSFVLSESALTERFGHAARRLSVTVRDRIGSSDALLHEVSFATPSAFQLAGVIDALPGLSALRTLHEALSGTRSLSAEELAGLKSTLGPGQLASSMLAALHEARSSQSARRAALAVLEESLFATARDILQSPAVARLESAWRGLHWLWEHSASCTGLEIEVLDVAPHQLMEALTQRLGAEPLQRPDACFITDELDSMEALSPLASLAENAWVPVVACVPTALAGDSSRAAPAPEAWPPEAWNRLRAEESARWLYAALNPVVMGAERQGAVHRECFASPVLAVAALLTASFRDTLTFARLTGPGSGSRAPAVWQPNARSTAATETVLALREQERLASRGLLGVSGCWDSDAVLLGATAPSVHAGRDAAPLPAQILTGRLLRLSEVFAQRLPERPNPEAVASTFTQAAEAFLSLGSGKSCQVHGRVVPTGKTEKGLHVQVSLRPELAGSHLRFEFTLPLR; encoded by the coding sequence ATGGTCCCCTTGTCCCTCATCCGCCCCGTGCGCTGGCTCGTCGCAGGCGCGTTCTTGCCCACGCCCTCGGGCCATTCGTTTGTCCTCTCCGAGAGCGCCCTGACCGAGCGGTTCGGCCACGCCGCCCGCCGACTGAGCGTCACGGTGCGGGATCGCATCGGCTCCAGCGATGCCCTCCTCCACGAGGTCTCCTTCGCCACACCAAGCGCCTTCCAGCTCGCGGGGGTCATCGACGCCCTGCCTGGCTTGAGCGCCCTGCGCACCCTCCACGAAGCCCTCTCGGGCACGCGCTCCCTGTCCGCCGAAGAGCTGGCAGGCCTCAAGTCCACCCTCGGTCCCGGCCAGCTGGCCTCCAGCATGCTCGCGGCGCTCCACGAAGCGCGCTCCTCGCAGAGCGCTCGCCGGGCCGCGCTGGCGGTCCTCGAGGAGTCCCTGTTCGCCACGGCGCGCGACATCCTCCAATCCCCGGCCGTGGCGCGGCTGGAGTCCGCTTGGCGCGGGCTGCACTGGCTGTGGGAGCACAGCGCCTCCTGCACCGGCCTGGAAATCGAGGTGCTGGACGTGGCGCCCCACCAGCTCATGGAGGCCCTCACCCAGCGTCTCGGCGCCGAGCCCCTCCAGCGCCCCGACGCCTGCTTCATCACCGATGAGCTCGACAGCATGGAGGCCCTGTCCCCACTCGCCTCGCTGGCAGAGAACGCCTGGGTTCCCGTGGTGGCCTGCGTGCCCACGGCCTTGGCCGGAGACAGCTCGCGGGCAGCCCCCGCGCCAGAGGCCTGGCCCCCGGAAGCGTGGAACCGTCTGCGCGCCGAGGAATCCGCTCGCTGGCTCTACGCCGCCCTCAACCCCGTGGTGATGGGTGCCGAGCGCCAGGGAGCCGTGCATCGCGAGTGCTTCGCCAGCCCCGTTCTCGCCGTGGCCGCCCTGCTGACGGCCAGCTTCCGGGACACACTCACCTTCGCCCGCCTCACCGGCCCGGGCAGTGGAAGCCGTGCGCCCGCGGTATGGCAGCCCAATGCCCGCTCCACCGCGGCCACCGAGACCGTCTTGGCCTTGCGCGAACAGGAACGGCTGGCCTCCCGGGGACTGCTGGGCGTGAGCGGCTGCTGGGACTCGGACGCCGTGCTGCTGGGGGCCACGGCCCCCTCTGTGCACGCGGGGCGTGATGCGGCGCCCTTGCCCGCGCAGATCCTCACCGGCAGGCTGCTTCGCCTGAGCGAGGTGTTCGCCCAGCGCCTCCCCGAGAGGCCCAATCCCGAGGCGGTGGCCTCCACGTTCACCCAAGCCGCCGAAGCCTTCCTGTCGCTGGGCTCAGGGAAATCCTGTCAGGTGCACGGGCGCGTGGTGCCCACCGGAAAGACGGAAAAAGGCTTGCACGTGCAGGTGTCCCTCCGGCCGGAGCTGGCGGGCTCGCATCTGCGGTTCGAGTTCACGCTGCCGCTGCGTTGA
- a CDS encoding type VI secretion system baseplate subunit TssF, with protein MSDSSERIYQDYLSELDALERFRQRFLESHPTVPLDREDPHVRRLIESMAFFSVQTRLATQHNLRSTWLRLFSSFFDFLLKPLPSVALVQALPTEKMTETLVLARGTELRLAPAHGGAGSFRTRRNLRVLPISMRGTEVLRMADGRYRLLLHFESSFPRRDPVGLFSLYVRHLDEYRPSLAVFHALRKHLQQLSVVYDAPANESSQGMPCEYSFGETPAELEDAGDFEHPLQRVRAFFQMPEQGLFLHVAVPSHRKEWTRFSLCLDLDKAWTVGRSTHPDFFQPFVVPVENLKSEPAQPIVADGTRSEYTIRGMTAGRDMHLHAVTGVYVLGRSGRTPMRPAFLPGEGPSYELEESLDEEMRPRHSLLVRLPEALLEPKKLLVEALWYQPRFVAEATGRLSVSTPGRHVEGLKWQLMGRLEPHRESALRNDVAGLTRLLSWKVKSTLERNELAALLNYLGTPAEEPFRRVIPWIRELKVTVAPDGALRGSGLLHVYELLLEPFDASAESLVACFLEQVLLLLEAWNGEASVVLRPTVAGGGAFPLKASS; from the coding sequence GTGAGCGACTCGTCGGAACGGATCTACCAGGACTACCTGAGCGAATTGGATGCGCTGGAACGCTTCCGGCAGCGCTTCCTGGAGTCCCATCCCACCGTGCCGTTGGACCGGGAGGATCCGCATGTGCGGCGCCTCATCGAGTCCATGGCCTTCTTCTCGGTGCAGACCCGCCTGGCCACGCAGCACAACCTGCGCTCGACGTGGCTGCGCCTGTTCTCCTCCTTCTTCGACTTCTTGCTGAAGCCGCTTCCCTCGGTGGCCCTGGTCCAGGCGCTGCCCACCGAGAAGATGACGGAGACGCTGGTTCTCGCCCGGGGGACCGAGCTTCGGCTTGCCCCCGCGCATGGAGGCGCGGGGAGCTTCCGCACCCGCCGCAACCTGCGCGTCCTGCCCATCTCCATGCGGGGCACGGAAGTGCTGCGCATGGCCGATGGCCGCTACCGGCTGCTCCTGCACTTCGAGTCCAGTTTCCCTCGGAGGGATCCGGTGGGGCTGTTCAGCCTGTACGTGCGCCACCTGGACGAGTACAGGCCCTCGTTGGCCGTCTTTCACGCGCTGCGCAAGCACCTCCAGCAGCTCAGCGTGGTGTATGACGCCCCGGCCAATGAGTCCTCTCAAGGCATGCCGTGCGAGTACTCCTTCGGAGAGACCCCGGCCGAGCTGGAGGACGCGGGAGATTTCGAGCACCCCCTGCAGCGCGTGCGCGCCTTCTTCCAGATGCCCGAGCAGGGCCTCTTCCTCCATGTGGCGGTGCCCTCGCACCGCAAGGAGTGGACCCGCTTCAGCCTGTGCCTGGACCTGGACAAGGCCTGGACGGTGGGGCGCTCGACCCACCCGGACTTCTTTCAGCCCTTTGTCGTGCCGGTGGAGAACCTCAAGTCCGAGCCCGCTCAGCCCATCGTCGCCGATGGCACCCGCTCGGAGTACACCATTCGCGGCATGACCGCCGGGAGGGACATGCATCTGCATGCCGTCACCGGGGTGTACGTGCTGGGCCGTTCGGGGCGCACGCCCATGCGGCCGGCCTTCCTGCCGGGAGAGGGGCCCAGCTACGAGCTGGAAGAGTCGCTCGATGAGGAGATGCGTCCGCGCCACAGCCTGCTGGTGCGCCTGCCCGAGGCCCTCCTCGAGCCGAAGAAGCTGCTGGTGGAAGCCCTCTGGTACCAGCCACGGTTCGTTGCCGAGGCCACGGGCCGGTTGAGTGTCTCCACCCCGGGGCGGCATGTGGAGGGGCTCAAGTGGCAACTGATGGGCCGGCTCGAGCCGCACCGTGAGAGCGCCCTGCGCAACGACGTGGCGGGGCTGACCCGGTTGCTCTCCTGGAAGGTCAAGTCCACGCTCGAGCGCAACGAGCTCGCCGCGTTGTTGAACTATCTCGGCACCCCCGCCGAGGAGCCCTTCCGGCGCGTCATTCCCTGGATCCGGGAGCTCAAGGTCACGGTGGCCCCGGATGGGGCCTTGCGCGGCTCGGGACTGTTACATGTCTATGAGCTGTTGCTGGAGCCGTTCGATGCCAGCGCCGAGTCCTTGGTGGCCTGCTTTCTGGAGCAGGTGCTCTTGCTGCTGGAAGCATGGAATGGCGAGGCTTCCGTGGTGCTCCGGCCCACGGTGGCGGGGGGTGGCGCCTTCCCGTTGAAAGCATCCTCATGA